One Fibrobacter sp. UWR2 DNA window includes the following coding sequences:
- a CDS encoding citrate synthase, protein MSDKATLNYNGKSFELPVVEGTENEHGLDISSLRKETGLVTLDYGYLNTGSTKSAITYVNGEKGILRYRGYSIEDLAEKATFPETAWLLIYGDLPTPEQLGHFRTLLTENALLHENLLHFFREMPPSAHPMGILSSIVNAVGLFTPRFYDDENIASAFELTTAGLISKIRTIAAFAYKASIGEPFVYPEAERSYCSNFLNMMFSSKARPYHPDPIMEKALNTLLIVHADHEQNCSTSTVRMVGSSQANLYASICAGICALWGPLHGGANQAVLETLLRIQQSGMTIEQVMDKAKDKNDPFRLSGFGHRVYKSYDPRAKVLKKLMYQVFEREHVHDPLLDIALKLEEAALKDDYFIARKLYPNVDFYSGILYRAMGIPTNMLTVMFAIGRLPGWIAHWKEMHDDPQSKINRPRQIYTGQTERPWIDRDKR, encoded by the coding sequence ATGTCCGACAAAGCGACCTTGAATTACAACGGAAAGAGCTTCGAGCTCCCCGTGGTTGAAGGCACCGAGAACGAACACGGTCTCGACATCAGTTCCCTCCGCAAGGAAACGGGACTTGTCACGCTTGATTACGGCTACCTGAACACGGGCAGCACCAAGAGCGCCATCACCTACGTGAATGGCGAAAAAGGCATTCTCCGTTACCGAGGCTACTCCATCGAAGACCTCGCCGAAAAGGCGACCTTCCCCGAGACAGCGTGGCTCCTGATTTACGGCGACCTCCCGACTCCGGAACAGCTCGGGCATTTCCGCACGCTCCTCACCGAGAATGCGCTCTTGCACGAGAACCTGTTGCACTTCTTCCGCGAAATGCCGCCGAGCGCGCACCCGATGGGCATCCTCAGTTCCATCGTGAACGCCGTGGGCCTGTTTACCCCGCGCTTCTACGACGACGAAAACATTGCGAGCGCCTTCGAACTCACGACTGCGGGCCTTATTTCCAAGATCCGCACCATCGCCGCATTCGCCTACAAGGCAAGCATCGGCGAACCGTTCGTTTACCCGGAAGCCGAACGCAGCTACTGCAGCAACTTCTTGAACATGATGTTCAGCAGTAAGGCGCGCCCGTACCACCCGGATCCGATTATGGAAAAGGCGCTCAACACGCTCCTGATTGTGCATGCCGACCACGAGCAGAACTGCTCCACGTCGACGGTGCGTATGGTGGGCAGTTCGCAGGCGAACCTTTACGCAAGTATCTGTGCCGGCATCTGCGCCCTCTGGGGCCCGCTCCACGGCGGTGCGAACCAGGCCGTGCTCGAAACGCTGCTGCGCATCCAGCAGAGCGGCATGACCATCGAGCAGGTGATGGACAAGGCTAAAGACAAGAACGACCCGTTCCGCCTTTCGGGCTTTGGCCACCGCGTGTACAAGAGCTATGACCCGCGCGCCAAGGTGCTCAAGAAGCTTATGTACCAGGTGTTCGAGCGCGAACACGTGCACGACCCGCTCCTGGATATCGCGCTCAAGCTCGAAGAAGCCGCCCTGAAGGACGACTACTTCATCGCACGCAAGCTCTACCCGAACGTAGACTTCTACTCGGGCATTCTCTACCGCGCGATGGGCATCCCGACGAACATGCTTACCGTGATGTTCGCCATCGGCCGCTTACCCGGCTGGATTGCCCACTGGAAGGAAATGCACGACGACCCGCAAAGCAAAATCAACCGTCCGCGCCAGATTTACACCGGCCAGACGGAACGCCCCTGGATCGACCGCGACAAGCGATAG
- a CDS encoding glycoside hydrolase family 44 protein, with product MNKNLRRISKTAAAILGLCAGASFAAQNVVIVDDQHPGITINKTDMMAADLAIWNPPSRYYDMTQALVDGGYTVFRFPNGSLSNDYHWNGIGSYDSTGLWTPDSTKWARGFLGETIYRGTTKDNYGFVRRSHLADGKMETMWWGEILDPADPPWVVIEFPEKMNLDSLQIDWGSLRPKSFEFAYWDGDYAEYPGVHQALENRLKTESVVRVNGEKTKYKFKQLRTRYVAIRFKTSDLPSKGVQIREMKLFSGESDLLEGNNYKFYAMSTRNGDKARTDWTDIKWDFEAFMDYIKTIPNAKAVICVNAGTGTSKEAAAWVRYANKVKGYNIKRWEIGNELDGEWEESGPISARQYAARFLEYARAMKAVDSTIILHGPLLSTYNMTLKGAGILDGKYWMEEFLRIVGEAEKNDGKRYLDVVDLHNYPYWTANAPSAAEMLKAMLAVGPNMDTLDVWMKRHLEGERRVFLSEFSTCVQGFSLLMDYPQAAAVASIFAQHAVRFGNRLEVLPWDAFGNLFKGPDDTWGTISMTALLKEGSWNYWKSLEPTAEYYGLYMTYKQFLEDGFAVLPVKSTSPDVEAYAIGKGDSARVMLVNLSEVPQVVQIDRESVIAAGGAIDVGKGDLVRTEVDVFGAEQFKWVGTWQNSYPYPKMGPSGRRINPSKSKDITIPAFGLAVVKINPRVVGLDEASKAQAADPQIIAAALEKKVLLAGDTLDLFVTAVQENGQLTSGVVKIGNWGKRGSYIAAVEPDDGKWNASIESFHVKVPIPEDLSNAPRTIRVEVQGLGGKLSKMDIPFRVRGAYRTTKVMQNFDNGIDAVDWYPVANGDNATTIGAKVFNGAPPHGGFIRHDFMIEQPPTQSWPNFAGAYYVIPEEVKKSVGIVFDYATNHNNPDGYFEVQIASSQVEDYDEFMVRLKNTRGSWVRDTLIWENMAQEGWGKTIPQLDPTKIKNFAFRARHSGMGYISLDNIYLLGEDGEEIPMPRGLRRLR from the coding sequence ATGAATAAGAATCTCCGCCGCATTTCGAAAACGGCTGCTGCCATCCTTGGCCTTTGTGCGGGCGCTTCTTTTGCCGCACAGAACGTTGTGATTGTTGATGACCAGCATCCTGGAATTACCATCAACAAGACTGACATGATGGCTGCAGACCTTGCCATCTGGAATCCGCCTAGCCGCTACTACGACATGACGCAGGCGCTTGTGGACGGCGGCTACACGGTGTTCCGCTTCCCGAACGGCAGCCTTTCGAACGATTACCACTGGAATGGCATCGGTAGTTACGACAGCACTGGCCTCTGGACGCCCGATTCCACCAAGTGGGCTCGTGGTTTCTTGGGCGAGACGATTTATCGCGGTACGACAAAGGACAACTACGGCTTTGTGCGCAGAAGCCACCTTGCCGACGGCAAGATGGAGACGATGTGGTGGGGCGAAATTTTGGACCCCGCCGACCCGCCTTGGGTCGTGATCGAGTTCCCCGAGAAGATGAACCTCGATTCCCTGCAGATTGATTGGGGCAGTTTGCGCCCGAAGTCATTCGAGTTCGCGTACTGGGATGGCGACTACGCCGAATACCCGGGCGTGCACCAGGCGCTTGAAAACAGGCTGAAGACGGAATCCGTGGTGCGCGTGAATGGCGAGAAGACCAAGTACAAGTTCAAACAACTCCGTACGCGCTACGTGGCGATTCGTTTCAAGACGAGCGACCTGCCGAGCAAGGGCGTGCAGATTCGCGAGATGAAGCTGTTTAGTGGCGAGAGCGACTTGCTCGAGGGCAACAACTACAAGTTCTACGCGATGTCGACCCGCAACGGCGACAAGGCCCGCACGGACTGGACCGACATCAAGTGGGATTTCGAAGCGTTCATGGATTATATAAAGACAATCCCGAACGCGAAGGCCGTGATTTGTGTGAACGCGGGAACGGGAACCTCGAAGGAGGCTGCCGCCTGGGTGCGCTATGCGAACAAGGTGAAGGGCTACAACATCAAGCGCTGGGAAATCGGTAACGAACTCGATGGCGAATGGGAGGAATCCGGACCGATTTCGGCAAGGCAGTATGCCGCACGGTTCCTGGAATATGCCCGCGCGATGAAGGCGGTGGACTCCACGATTATCCTGCACGGACCGCTCCTGAGTACCTACAACATGACGTTGAAGGGCGCCGGCATTCTCGATGGCAAGTACTGGATGGAGGAGTTCCTGCGCATTGTGGGCGAGGCCGAGAAGAACGATGGCAAGCGCTACCTCGATGTGGTGGACCTCCACAATTACCCGTACTGGACGGCGAATGCCCCGAGCGCTGCCGAAATGCTCAAGGCCATGCTGGCGGTGGGCCCGAACATGGATACGCTTGACGTGTGGATGAAGCGCCACCTCGAAGGTGAACGCCGCGTGTTCCTCTCTGAATTCAGCACCTGCGTGCAGGGATTCAGCCTGCTCATGGACTACCCGCAGGCCGCCGCGGTGGCTAGCATCTTTGCCCAGCATGCGGTACGTTTCGGCAACCGCCTGGAAGTGCTCCCGTGGGATGCGTTCGGCAACCTGTTCAAGGGCCCGGACGATACCTGGGGTACCATCAGCATGACGGCGCTATTGAAGGAAGGTTCCTGGAACTACTGGAAGTCGCTGGAGCCGACTGCGGAATACTACGGGCTCTACATGACGTACAAGCAGTTCCTGGAAGACGGTTTTGCCGTGTTGCCGGTTAAGAGCACTAGCCCCGACGTGGAGGCGTATGCGATTGGCAAGGGCGATTCCGCTCGCGTGATGCTCGTGAACTTGTCCGAGGTTCCGCAGGTGGTGCAGATTGACCGCGAGAGTGTTATTGCTGCTGGCGGTGCAATCGACGTGGGCAAGGGTGACCTGGTGCGTACCGAGGTGGACGTGTTCGGTGCCGAGCAGTTCAAGTGGGTGGGTACGTGGCAGAATTCCTATCCGTACCCGAAGATGGGCCCGAGTGGACGCCGAATCAATCCGAGTAAGAGCAAGGATATCACGATTCCTGCGTTCGGACTTGCCGTAGTGAAGATTAACCCACGTGTTGTTGGGCTTGACGAGGCAAGCAAGGCGCAGGCGGCCGACCCGCAGATTATTGCCGCCGCCCTCGAGAAGAAGGTCTTGCTTGCAGGCGATACGCTCGATTTGTTCGTGACGGCGGTGCAGGAAAACGGCCAACTTACGAGCGGCGTGGTGAAAATCGGCAACTGGGGTAAGCGCGGTTCCTACATTGCTGCGGTGGAGCCCGATGACGGCAAGTGGAATGCCTCCATCGAGAGTTTCCATGTGAAGGTGCCTATACCCGAAGACCTGAGCAATGCGCCCCGCACTATCCGCGTGGAGGTGCAGGGCCTTGGCGGGAAACTCAGCAAGATGGACATCCCGTTCCGTGTGCGTGGCGCCTACCGCACCACGAAAGTCATGCAGAATTTCGACAACGGCATCGATGCAGTGGACTGGTATCCGGTGGCAAACGGCGACAACGCGACGACGATCGGCGCGAAGGTATTTAACGGGGCGCCTCCGCATGGCGGGTTCATCCGTCACGACTTTATGATCGAACAGCCGCCTACGCAGAGCTGGCCGAACTTCGCGGGTGCCTACTACGTGATTCCTGAAGAAGTCAAGAAGTCTGTGGGTATCGTGTTTGACTATGCGACGAACCACAACAATCCCGATGGTTACTTCGAGGTGCAGATTGCGAGCAGCCAGGTGGAAGACTACGACGAGTTCATGGTACGCCTGAAGAATACCCGTGGCTCCTGGGTGCGCGATACGCTCATCTGGGAGAACATGGCGCAGGAAGGCTGGGGCAAGACTATCCCGCAGCTTGACCCGACGAAGATAAAGAACTTCGCGTTCCGTGCCCGCCATAGCGGCATGGGCTACATCAGCCTTGATAACATCTACCTGCTCGGCGAAGACGGGGAGGAGATCCCGATGCCGCGCGGACTGAGAAGGCTGCGCTAG
- a CDS encoding branched-chain amino acid aminotransferase, giving the protein MNTVDWKTLPFGYYDTDYNVRCYYRDGKWGKVELSSSKDISIHMAATCLHYGQEGFEGLKAYTGKDGKVRIFRVDENAKRMQNTANRVLMAVPPVELFREMVHTVVKANARFIPPYGHGATLYIRPLLIGTSPEVGVKPSDEYLLLMFVTPVGPYFKDGFKPVDMMISRNFDRAAPQGTGTVKVGGNYAASLLSLAEAKKLGYSSTIYLDAKEKKYIDECGPANFFGIKGKTYVTPKSESILPSITNKSLQQLAEYLGYTVERRQVPFEELAEFSETAECGTAAVITPIKKIVDPVAGKEFTYGDGKNPGPVCTELFTKYTAIQFGEAEDPFGWTEVVDV; this is encoded by the coding sequence TTGAACACTGTCGATTGGAAGACGCTCCCCTTCGGTTATTACGATACCGATTACAATGTCCGCTGCTACTACCGCGATGGCAAGTGGGGCAAGGTTGAACTTTCTTCTTCCAAGGACATCAGCATCCACATGGCCGCTACTTGCTTGCACTACGGCCAGGAAGGTTTCGAAGGCCTCAAGGCTTACACGGGCAAGGACGGCAAGGTCCGTATCTTCCGCGTCGACGAGAATGCCAAGCGCATGCAGAACACCGCGAACCGCGTGCTCATGGCTGTTCCGCCCGTCGAGCTGTTCCGCGAAATGGTCCACACTGTGGTGAAGGCGAACGCCCGCTTTATTCCGCCGTACGGTCACGGTGCAACGCTCTACATCCGCCCGCTCCTCATCGGTACGAGCCCGGAAGTCGGCGTGAAGCCCTCCGACGAATACCTGCTGTTGATGTTCGTGACTCCGGTGGGTCCGTACTTCAAGGACGGTTTCAAGCCCGTGGATATGATGATTAGCCGCAACTTCGACCGCGCCGCTCCGCAGGGTACGGGTACGGTGAAGGTCGGCGGTAACTACGCTGCCAGCTTGCTTTCCCTCGCAGAGGCCAAGAAACTCGGCTACTCCAGCACGATTTATCTGGACGCGAAGGAAAAGAAGTACATCGACGAATGCGGTCCGGCAAACTTCTTCGGCATCAAGGGCAAGACCTACGTGACCCCGAAGTCCGAATCCATCCTGCCGTCGATTACGAACAAGAGCCTGCAGCAGCTTGCTGAATACCTCGGCTACACCGTGGAACGCCGCCAGGTCCCGTTCGAAGAACTCGCTGAATTCTCCGAAACCGCCGAATGCGGTACCGCTGCCGTGATCACCCCGATCAAGAAGATTGTGGATCCGGTTGCCGGCAAGGAATTCACCTACGGTGACGGTAAGAATCCGGGCCCGGTTTGCACGGAACTCTTCACGAAGTACACTGCTATCCAGTTCGGCGAAGCCGAAGACCCGTTCGGCTGGACTGAAGTGGTCGATGTGTAA
- a CDS encoding aminotransferase class I/II-fold pyridoxal phosphate-dependent enzyme yields the protein MSYNPLAEQANAELSANGCNVLSMLSERGKAIFFPRKGILGQGAEAKGSEINATIGTALEDDGSPLVLDCVLKSLNLPKQAFLYAPSFGNPDLRKAWKEQIVRKNPSLAGKQFSNPVVTCALTHAISCAGYLFLDPGDEVIIPDLYWDNYELVFVNSCGAKIKTFNTFKDGGFDTEALKAALAESKSQKKVVLLNFPNNPTGYTATEKEAVEIAKILTDCAAAGNKVVALLDDAYFGLVYEDGVTKESLFVKLLEANENLLAVKLDGPTKEDYVWGFRVGFMTFGFKGASEAQLKALEDKAAGTVRGNISNGPSISQKILLAAYQSPEYVDQKAEKYATLKKRYDIIKEVLASHPEYKEAFEAMPCNSGYFMCIKPKGVDAEALRQKLIKDYSTGTIMLSGLIRVAFSAVPTDKLGKLFENIYNCIKEMK from the coding sequence ATGAGCTACAATCCTCTCGCCGAACAGGCAAACGCGGAACTCTCCGCAAACGGCTGCAACGTTCTCTCCATGCTCTCCGAAAGGGGCAAGGCAATCTTCTTCCCGCGCAAGGGCATTCTGGGCCAGGGCGCCGAAGCCAAGGGCTCCGAAATCAACGCGACTATCGGCACCGCCCTCGAAGACGACGGGAGCCCGCTCGTGCTCGACTGCGTGCTCAAGAGCCTGAACCTCCCCAAGCAGGCGTTCCTGTACGCCCCGAGTTTCGGCAATCCCGACCTCCGCAAGGCCTGGAAGGAACAGATTGTCCGCAAGAACCCGAGCCTCGCAGGCAAGCAGTTCAGCAACCCGGTCGTGACCTGCGCCCTCACCCACGCCATCAGCTGCGCGGGCTACCTCTTCCTCGACCCGGGTGACGAAGTCATCATCCCCGACCTCTACTGGGACAACTACGAGCTCGTGTTCGTGAACAGCTGCGGCGCGAAGATCAAGACGTTCAACACCTTCAAGGACGGCGGGTTCGATACCGAAGCCCTCAAGGCCGCCCTCGCCGAAAGCAAGAGCCAGAAGAAGGTCGTGCTCCTGAACTTCCCGAACAACCCGACCGGCTACACCGCCACCGAGAAGGAAGCGGTCGAAATCGCGAAGATCCTCACCGACTGCGCTGCCGCGGGCAACAAGGTCGTGGCCCTGCTCGACGATGCCTACTTCGGACTCGTGTACGAGGATGGCGTGACCAAGGAATCCCTGTTCGTGAAGCTGCTCGAGGCCAACGAGAACCTGCTCGCCGTCAAGCTCGACGGCCCCACCAAGGAAGACTACGTGTGGGGCTTCCGCGTCGGGTTCATGACCTTCGGTTTCAAGGGCGCCAGCGAAGCCCAGCTCAAGGCCCTCGAAGACAAGGCCGCCGGTACGGTCCGCGGCAATATCAGCAACGGCCCCTCCATCAGCCAGAAGATCCTGCTCGCCGCCTACCAGAGCCCCGAATACGTGGACCAGAAGGCTGAGAAGTACGCGACCCTCAAGAAGCGCTACGACATCATCAAGGAAGTGCTCGCAAGCCACCCCGAATATAAGGAAGCCTTCGAGGCCATGCCGTGCAACAGCGGTTACTTCATGTGCATCAAGCCGAAGGGCGTGGACGCCGAAGCACTGCGCCAGAAACTCATCAAGGACTACAGCACCGGCACAATCATGCTTTCGGGCCTTATTCGCGTGGCGTTCAGCGCCGTTCCGACCGATAAGCTCGGCAAGCTGTTCGAAAATATTTATAATTGCATTAAGGAAATGAAGTAA